The proteins below come from a single Kitasatospora sp. NBC_00315 genomic window:
- a CDS encoding Re/Si-specific NAD(P)(+) transhydrogenase subunit alpha, with the protein MSAQVPTHHPPQRIGVVAESTSGETRVAATPATVRQLLDLGYEVVVESEAGAASGFSDGAYAEAGASIGEAWAAEVVLKVNAPSSDEIARLRADATVVGLLAPAQHPQLVAELSARGVTALALDAVPRISRAQSMDVLSSMANIAGYRAVIEAAHVFGRFFTGQVTAAGKVPPAKVLVAGAGVAGLAAVGAASSLGAIVRATDPRPEVADQVRSVGGEYLAVDVLQEASTDGYAKATSADYDRAAAALYHEQAKDVDIIVTTALIPGRPAPRLVTAEDVAAMKPGSVIVDMAAAQGGNVEGTVPGRAVVTDNGVTIIGYTDLAGRLATQASQLFGTNLVNLLKLLTPGKDGRLVIDFDDVVQRAVTVVRAGEVTWPPPAVAVSAAPVATPAAAAAPVGAKESRLTPAARFGLIGLGMLAVFLVIAFAPTRLAENFTVFALAVVIGYYVIGKVHHALHTPLMSVTNAISGIVVIGALLQIGHENWVVTTLSFVAVLLTSVNIFGGFAVTRRMLSMFSTAPERR; encoded by the coding sequence ATGTCTGCACAGGTCCCGACCCACCACCCACCCCAGCGCATCGGCGTGGTCGCCGAGTCGACCTCCGGGGAGACCCGCGTCGCGGCGACACCCGCGACGGTGCGGCAGTTGCTCGACCTCGGCTACGAGGTCGTCGTCGAGTCGGAGGCCGGCGCGGCCTCCGGATTCAGCGACGGGGCCTACGCCGAGGCCGGCGCGAGCATCGGCGAAGCCTGGGCGGCCGAGGTGGTCCTCAAGGTCAACGCACCGTCGAGCGACGAGATCGCCCGGCTGCGCGCGGACGCCACCGTCGTCGGTCTGCTCGCCCCGGCGCAGCACCCTCAGCTGGTCGCGGAGTTGTCCGCGCGCGGCGTTACGGCGCTCGCCCTGGACGCCGTCCCGCGCATCTCGCGGGCCCAGTCGATGGACGTGCTCAGCTCGATGGCGAACATCGCCGGGTACCGGGCCGTGATCGAAGCGGCCCACGTGTTCGGGCGCTTCTTCACCGGCCAGGTGACCGCCGCGGGCAAGGTACCGCCGGCGAAGGTCCTCGTGGCGGGTGCCGGCGTGGCCGGGCTCGCCGCCGTCGGCGCCGCGTCCAGCCTGGGCGCGATCGTCCGCGCCACCGATCCGCGGCCGGAGGTCGCGGACCAGGTCCGCTCGGTGGGCGGCGAGTACCTGGCCGTGGACGTCCTTCAGGAGGCGAGCACCGACGGCTATGCCAAGGCGACCTCCGCGGACTACGACCGCGCCGCCGCCGCGCTCTACCACGAGCAGGCCAAGGACGTGGACATCATCGTCACCACGGCGCTGATCCCCGGCCGACCGGCCCCACGGCTGGTCACGGCCGAGGACGTGGCGGCCATGAAGCCGGGCAGTGTCATCGTCGACATGGCCGCCGCCCAGGGCGGCAACGTCGAGGGCACCGTGCCCGGCCGGGCGGTGGTCACCGACAACGGCGTCACCATCATCGGGTACACCGACCTGGCCGGCCGGCTGGCCACCCAGGCGTCCCAGCTGTTCGGCACCAACCTGGTGAACCTGCTGAAACTGCTGACTCCCGGCAAGGACGGCCGGCTGGTCATCGACTTCGACGACGTCGTCCAGCGGGCCGTGACGGTGGTCAGGGCCGGGGAGGTCACCTGGCCGCCGCCGGCGGTGGCCGTGTCGGCGGCCCCCGTCGCGACGCCCGCGGCCGCTGCCGCGCCGGTGGGGGCGAAGGAGTCCCGCCTCACCCCCGCGGCGCGGTTCGGCCTGATCGGCCTGGGGATGCTGGCGGTCTTCCTGGTGATCGCGTTCGCACCGACCCGACTCGCCGAGAACTTCACGGTGTTCGCCCTCGCGGTGGTCATCGGCTACTACGTCATCGGCAAGGTCCACCACGCTTTGCACACCCCGCTGATGTCGGTGACCAACGCGATCTCCGGGATCGTGGTGATCGGCGCCCTCCTGCAGATCGGGCACGAGAACTGGGTCGTGACCACGCTGTCCTTCGTGGCGGTACTGCTGACGAGCGTGAACATCTTCGGAGGCTTCGCCGTGACCCGCCGCATGCTGAGCATGTTCTCGACCGCCCCCGAAAGGCGCTGA
- the pntB gene encoding Re/Si-specific NAD(P)(+) transhydrogenase subunit beta: MTSTTASHAADLVAALLFILSLAGLSQHRTSRAGVVYGIAGMALALVATVVLAAQSITAGAVALIVLAMVLGGAAGLWQARRVEMTQMPELIAVLHSFVGLAAVLVGWNGYLEVEAHGAAQTLVSGELLGIHHAEVVIGIFIGGVTFTGSIVAFLKLSARIASRPLTLPGKNALNLGALAAFAGLTAWFTAGPGLGLVVAVTVLALALGWHLVASIGGGDMPVVVSMLNSYSGWAAAAAGFLLDNNLLIVTGALVGSSGAYLSYIMCRAMNRSFISVIAGGFGIEAPSGGDEEQGEHREIRAEETAGLLAQARSVVITPGYGMAVAQAQHPVAELTRRLRERGIEVRFGVHPVAGRLPGHMNVLLAEAKVPYDIVLEMDEINDDFAGTSVVLVIGANDTVNPAATDDPSSPIAGMPVLRVWEAEQVIVFKRSMASGYAGVQNPLFFRENSSMLFGDAKQSVDAILRALTGEAQDAPARTVRQPTAAG, translated from the coding sequence ATGACTTCCACAACGGCGTCCCACGCCGCGGACCTGGTCGCCGCCCTGCTGTTCATTCTCAGTCTGGCCGGACTCTCCCAGCACCGGACCTCACGCGCCGGCGTCGTCTACGGCATCGCCGGCATGGCCCTCGCACTGGTCGCCACCGTCGTACTGGCGGCGCAGAGCATCACCGCCGGCGCGGTCGCCCTGATCGTCCTCGCGATGGTGCTCGGCGGTGCGGCGGGCCTCTGGCAGGCGCGGCGGGTCGAGATGACGCAGATGCCCGAACTCATCGCCGTCCTGCACAGTTTCGTGGGTCTCGCCGCCGTCCTGGTCGGCTGGAACGGCTATCTGGAGGTCGAGGCCCACGGCGCGGCCCAGACGCTGGTCTCCGGCGAGTTGCTGGGCATCCACCACGCCGAGGTCGTCATCGGCATCTTCATCGGCGGGGTCACCTTCACCGGCTCCATCGTGGCCTTCCTCAAGCTGTCCGCACGGATCGCCTCGCGCCCGCTGACGCTGCCCGGCAAGAACGCCCTGAACCTGGGGGCGCTGGCCGCGTTCGCGGGGCTCACCGCCTGGTTCACCGCCGGCCCGGGCCTGGGGCTGGTGGTGGCGGTGACCGTCCTGGCCCTGGCCCTCGGCTGGCACCTGGTCGCCTCGATCGGCGGCGGCGACATGCCCGTCGTCGTCTCCATGCTCAACAGTTACTCGGGCTGGGCCGCGGCCGCCGCCGGGTTCCTACTCGACAACAACCTGCTCATCGTCACCGGGGCCCTGGTCGGCTCCTCCGGCGCGTACCTGTCGTACATCATGTGCCGGGCGATGAACCGCTCCTTCATCTCGGTCATCGCCGGCGGTTTCGGCATCGAGGCCCCGTCGGGCGGGGACGAGGAACAGGGGGAGCACCGCGAGATCCGCGCCGAGGAGACCGCCGGGTTGCTCGCACAGGCCCGGTCCGTGGTCATCACCCCCGGTTACGGGATGGCCGTGGCCCAGGCCCAGCACCCGGTGGCGGAGCTGACACGCCGGCTGCGCGAGCGCGGCATCGAGGTCCGCTTCGGTGTGCATCCGGTGGCCGGGCGCCTGCCGGGGCACATGAACGTCCTGCTTGCCGAGGCGAAGGTGCCGTACGACATCGTCCTGGAGATGGACGAGATCAACGACGACTTCGCCGGGACTTCCGTCGTCCTCGTCATCGGCGCCAACGACACCGTCAACCCGGCCGCCACCGACGACCCGTCCAGCCCCATCGCCGGGATGCCGGTCCTTCGGGTGTGGGAGGCGGAGCAGGTGATCGTCTTCAAGCGCTCGATGGCGTCCGGCTATGCGGGAGTGCAGAACCCGCTGTTCTTCCGCGAGAACAGCAGCATGCTCTTCGGAGACGCCAAGCAGAGCGTGGACGCGATCCTCCGGGCCCTCACCGGCGAGGCCCAGGACGCCCCCGCCCGGACCGTCCGCCAGCCCACGGCGGCCGGCTAG
- a CDS encoding response regulator transcription factor → MRVLIVEDEPYLAEAIRDGLRLEAIAADIAGDGDTALELLGVNAYDIAVLDRDVPGPSGDEIATSIVASGSGMPILMLTAADRLDDKASGFGLGADDYLTKPFDLQELVLRLRALDRRRAHSRPPVREIAGLRLDPFRREVHRDGLPIALTRKQFAALEVLVAADGGIVSAEELLERAWDVNADPFTNAVRITVSALRKRLGQPWIIATVPGAGYRIDTRPDTGGRT, encoded by the coding sequence ATGCGTGTACTGATCGTCGAGGACGAGCCCTATCTGGCTGAGGCCATCCGCGACGGCCTGCGGCTGGAAGCGATCGCGGCCGACATCGCGGGTGACGGCGACACCGCTCTGGAGCTGCTCGGCGTCAATGCCTACGACATCGCCGTCCTCGACCGGGACGTGCCCGGGCCCAGCGGCGACGAGATCGCCACGAGCATCGTCGCCTCCGGCAGCGGCATGCCGATCCTCATGCTCACCGCTGCCGACCGTCTCGACGACAAGGCCAGCGGGTTCGGGCTCGGCGCCGACGACTACCTCACCAAGCCGTTCGACCTCCAGGAACTCGTGCTCAGACTCAGGGCGCTCGACCGCAGGCGGGCGCACAGCAGGCCCCCGGTGCGAGAGATCGCGGGTCTGCGGCTGGACCCGTTCCGCCGAGAGGTCCACCGTGACGGCCTCCCCATCGCGTTGACCAGGAAGCAGTTCGCCGCGCTCGAAGTCCTCGTCGCTGCCGACGGCGGTATCGTCAGCGCCGAAGAACTCCTGGAGCGCGCCTGGGACGTGAACGCCGACCCGTTCACCAATGCCGTGCGCATCACGGTCTCGGCGCTGCGCAAGCGGCTCGGCCAACCCTGGATCATCGCCACCGTGCCGGGCGCCGGGTACCGCATCGACACTCGACCGGACACCGGAGGCCGGACGTGA
- a CDS encoding sensor histidine kinase yields the protein MDRPPGLSVRAKLTLSYAGFLVLAGVLLLAAGWVSVLRFMPEVGSSPAGALDRSDFLRIFASAAGGVLVFLSAFGLLGGWILAGRMLAPLTRITDATRVAANGSLAHRIRLPGHQDEFRELADAFDAMLEQFESHVVEQQRFAANASHELRTPLAISKALLDVARSDPTRDPGEVIDRLHTVNARAIDLTEALLLLSRVGQRSFTPVPVDLSLLVEEATETLLPLAEKRGATIETSGDIAPAFGSQALLLQLTTNLVHNAIVHNLPDRGTVWANTRVRPEAVVLTVENSGEKLSPHLVSTLTEPFQRGTERIRTDHAGVGLGLAIVKSITHLHDGSLTITPRPAGGLRIVVQLPAPPRDTAE from the coding sequence GTGGACAGGCCGCCCGGGTTGAGCGTTCGCGCCAAGCTCACCCTCAGCTACGCCGGATTCCTGGTGCTCGCCGGTGTCCTGCTGCTCGCGGCGGGGTGGGTGTCCGTGCTGCGTTTCATGCCCGAGGTGGGAAGCAGCCCCGCGGGGGCGCTGGACCGCTCCGACTTCCTGCGCATCTTCGCGTCGGCCGCAGGCGGGGTGCTGGTCTTCCTGTCGGCATTCGGTCTCCTGGGCGGATGGATTCTCGCCGGACGCATGCTCGCCCCGCTGACCCGCATCACGGACGCCACACGCGTGGCCGCGAACGGATCACTTGCCCATCGAATCCGGTTGCCGGGCCACCAGGACGAGTTCCGGGAACTCGCCGACGCCTTCGACGCCATGCTCGAACAGTTCGAATCACACGTCGTCGAGCAGCAGAGATTTGCAGCCAACGCCTCGCACGAACTGCGCACCCCGCTGGCCATCTCGAAGGCACTTCTCGACGTGGCCCGAAGCGATCCGACACGAGACCCCGGCGAAGTCATCGACCGCCTGCACACGGTCAACGCCCGGGCGATCGACCTCACCGAGGCGCTGCTCCTGCTCAGCCGCGTCGGCCAGAGGTCCTTCACCCCGGTCCCCGTCGACCTGTCCCTGCTCGTGGAAGAGGCCACCGAGACACTGCTCCCGCTCGCCGAGAAACGCGGTGCCACCATCGAGACCTCCGGTGACATCGCCCCGGCCTTCGGGTCGCAAGCGCTCCTGCTGCAGCTGACGACGAACCTCGTGCACAACGCCATCGTGCACAACCTGCCCGACCGGGGCACCGTGTGGGCGAACACCCGCGTCCGTCCCGAGGCCGTGGTGCTCACCGTCGAGAACAGTGGCGAGAAGCTCTCCCCACACCTGGTCTCGACACTCACCGAACCGTTTCAGCGCGGCACCGAACGCATTCGCACCGACCACGCAGGCGTCGGCCTCGGCCTGGCGATCGTCAAGAGCATCACCCACTTACACGACGGATCCCTCACCATCACCCCGCGCCCCGCGGGCGGACTGCGCATCGTCGTTCAGCTGCCCGCCCCGCCGAGGGACACAGCCGAGTAG
- a CDS encoding endonuclease/exonuclease/phosphatase family protein, with the protein MRSGARPEPWKRGPVLATLALLLGLLMLLHARIPNTGGLGSLMETFLPWFGLLVPVLLAGALWRRSASAVAALLLPVTVWLSLFGEVLADKSHPGGDLTVVSHNVGAGNSDPAGTARDLAASGADVLALEEITPQAQVTYEQELAKTYPYHVVRGTVGLWSRLPLSDTRTVDVAMPGMVGPLAANLSAEEKAATPRALRTTVATDRGPLAVYVAHLGSVRLMPRGGFWTDQRDDGAHALGKALAAEQNERVVLLGDLNGTMDDRAFADVTSQLKSAQEAAGNGFGFSWPATFPVARIDQVLVRGVEPNSSWVLPATGSDHLPVAARISW; encoded by the coding sequence ATCCGCAGCGGCGCCCGGCCGGAACCCTGGAAGCGCGGCCCGGTGCTCGCGACGCTGGCGCTGCTGCTCGGCCTGCTCATGCTGCTGCACGCCAGGATTCCGAACACCGGGGGCCTCGGCAGTCTGATGGAGACCTTCCTGCCGTGGTTCGGCCTCCTCGTCCCGGTGCTCCTCGCCGGTGCACTGTGGCGCCGCTCCGCCTCCGCGGTGGCCGCGCTGCTGCTGCCAGTCACGGTGTGGCTGAGCCTCTTCGGCGAAGTGCTCGCCGACAAGTCCCACCCGGGCGGCGACCTCACGGTGGTCAGCCACAACGTCGGCGCCGGCAACTCCGACCCGGCCGGCACCGCCCGCGACCTGGCCGCCTCCGGTGCGGACGTGCTGGCGCTGGAGGAGATCACTCCGCAGGCCCAGGTAACCTACGAGCAGGAGCTGGCGAAGACATACCCGTACCACGTGGTGAGGGGCACGGTCGGACTGTGGAGCAGGCTGCCGCTGTCGGACACCCGGACGGTCGACGTCGCGATGCCGGGCATGGTCGGGCCGCTGGCGGCGAACCTGTCGGCCGAGGAGAAGGCGGCCACGCCCCGGGCACTGCGCACCACGGTGGCCACCGACCGGGGGCCACTGGCCGTGTACGTGGCCCACCTGGGCTCCGTACGGCTGATGCCCAGGGGAGGCTTCTGGACCGACCAGCGGGACGACGGCGCGCACGCGCTCGGCAAGGCCCTCGCCGCCGAGCAGAACGAGCGGGTGGTGCTGCTCGGCGACCTGAACGGCACGATGGACGACCGCGCGTTCGCCGACGTCACCTCGCAGCTGAAGTCGGCCCAGGAGGCGGCCGGGAACGGCTTCGGCTTCAGCTGGCCGGCGACCTTCCCGGTGGCGCGGATCGACCAGGTCCTGGTCCGCGGCGTGGAGCCGAACAGCTCCTGGGTGCTGCCGGCCACCGGCAGCGACCACCTGCCGGTGGCCGCCCGCATCAGCTGGTGA
- a CDS encoding GH1 family beta-glucosidase, giving the protein MQDRLELPSGFRWGVSTAAYQIEGAVDEGGRGPSIWDVFAARPGTVRDGHTGAVACDHYHRYAEDVALMQGLGLDGYRFSVAWPRVVPTGAGAVNAAGLDFYDRLVDALLAAGITPLPTLFHWDLPQALEDGGGWLNRDTAYRFAEYAALVADRLGDRVPAWITLNEPFVHMVYGYALGIHAPGRTLMLDALPAAHHQLLGHGLAAAVLRERGLDVMIANNLTPVRPATDDSADVAAATAYDALHNRLFTDPLLLGRYPDLSAFGVAQDFGGAVRPGDLDLIAGPGLDGLGVNYYNPTRIAAPIDPGLPFTEVPIEGVPRTAFGWPVVPDGLRELLVGLRDRYGASLPPVTITENGCSVADEPAANGSVPDPDRISYLAGHLDALAEAVAEGVDVRGYFTWSLLDNYEWAEGLTQRFGLVHVDFTTQRRTPKASYAWYRDLIAAHHARHTR; this is encoded by the coding sequence ATGCAGGATCGACTTGAACTGCCGTCGGGATTCCGCTGGGGCGTGTCCACCGCGGCCTACCAGATCGAGGGAGCGGTGGACGAGGGCGGTCGCGGGCCGTCCATCTGGGACGTCTTCGCCGCACGGCCCGGCACCGTCCGTGACGGCCACACCGGAGCGGTGGCCTGCGACCACTATCACCGCTATGCCGAGGACGTCGCCCTGATGCAGGGCCTGGGCCTGGACGGCTACCGCTTCTCCGTCGCCTGGCCACGCGTCGTGCCCACCGGCGCGGGCGCCGTGAACGCTGCCGGGCTCGACTTCTACGACCGACTGGTGGACGCCCTGCTGGCAGCCGGGATCACCCCGCTGCCCACGCTCTTCCACTGGGACCTCCCGCAGGCTCTGGAGGACGGCGGCGGCTGGCTGAACCGCGACACGGCGTACCGCTTCGCCGAGTACGCGGCCCTGGTCGCCGACCGCCTCGGTGACCGCGTCCCCGCCTGGATCACCCTCAACGAGCCCTTCGTGCACATGGTCTACGGGTACGCGCTCGGCATCCACGCCCCCGGTCGCACCCTGATGCTCGACGCCCTGCCCGCCGCCCACCACCAGCTCCTGGGCCACGGGCTGGCAGCGGCGGTGCTGCGCGAGCGCGGCCTGGACGTGATGATCGCCAACAACCTCACCCCCGTCCGCCCGGCCACCGACGACTCCGCCGACGTGGCCGCCGCCACCGCCTACGACGCCCTGCACAACCGCCTGTTCACCGACCCGCTGCTCCTCGGCCGCTACCCCGACCTGTCCGCCTTCGGGGTGGCGCAGGACTTCGGCGGCGCGGTGCGGCCCGGCGACCTGGATCTCATCGCGGGCCCCGGCCTCGACGGCCTCGGCGTCAACTACTACAACCCCACCCGTATCGCCGCCCCTATCGACCCCGGCCTGCCCTTCACCGAAGTCCCGATCGAGGGCGTCCCCCGCACCGCTTTCGGTTGGCCCGTCGTCCCCGACGGCCTGCGCGAACTCCTCGTCGGCCTCCGCGACCGCTACGGCGCCTCCCTCCCGCCCGTCACCATCACCGAGAACGGCTGCTCGGTCGCCGACGAACCCGCCGCCAACGGCAGCGTCCCCGACCCCGACCGGATCAGCTACCTCGCCGGCCACCTCGACGCCCTTGCCGAAGCCGTCGCCGAAGGCGTCGACGTAAGGGGCTACTTCACCTGGTCCCTGCTCGACAACTACGAGTGGGCTGAGGGGTTGACTCAAAGATTCGGCCTTGTGCACGTTGACTTCACCACCCAGCGCCGCACCCCGAAGGCGTCGTACGCCTGGTACCGCGACCTGATCGCGGCCCACCATGCCCGGCACACGAGGTAG
- a CDS encoding DUF4232 domain-containing protein, which produces MKNHTRRTSAFAALGVAAALSLTACAGDDSAKDTAGKGSVPPASSQSSDPVKASPSPSGGTAGKGSSSAPKPSSGSTASGSSGGSAPQGGQNVEPCKTQSLTVEAKNASPDASTGTIDITMTNRGTTTCSATGFAGIGITDQDTTTNPIERGTAEPRITDLKPGEAAIFNLSYEIDSSGNSLTRPTEIQVTPPNQTSHVNVKWPAGAGDIKGFYTDVKVYPTHNK; this is translated from the coding sequence ATGAAGAACCACACCCGCCGCACCAGCGCGTTCGCGGCCCTCGGCGTCGCTGCCGCCCTCTCGCTCACTGCCTGCGCCGGTGACGACTCGGCCAAGGACACCGCCGGCAAGGGAAGCGTCCCGCCCGCCTCCTCCCAGTCCTCCGACCCGGTGAAGGCCAGCCCGTCCCCGAGCGGCGGCACTGCGGGCAAGGGCAGCTCTTCGGCCCCGAAGCCGAGTTCAGGTAGCACGGCGTCCGGCAGCAGTGGGGGCAGCGCACCCCAGGGCGGTCAGAACGTCGAGCCCTGCAAGACCCAGAGCCTGACCGTCGAAGCCAAGAACGCCTCGCCCGACGCGAGCACCGGCACCATCGACATCACCATGACCAACCGGGGCACCACCACCTGCTCGGCAACGGGCTTCGCCGGTATCGGCATCACCGACCAGGACACCACCACGAACCCCATCGAGCGGGGCACGGCCGAACCCCGCATCACCGACCTGAAGCCCGGCGAAGCCGCAATCTTCAATCTCTCGTACGAGATCGACAGCAGCGGCAACAGCCTCACCCGCCCGACCGAGATCCAGGTGACGCCCCCGAACCAGACCAGCCACGTGAACGTGAAGTGGCCCGCCGGCGCGGGCGACATCAAGGGCTTCTACACCGACGTCAAGGTCTACCCCACGCACAACAAGTAG
- a CDS encoding MerR family transcriptional regulator: MTTTTIRPQNPGSSSDSFDDDDYPAYTMGRAAEMTGTTAGFLRSLGEQGLITPLRSEGGHRRFSRYQLRIAMRARDLVDGGTAIDAACRIIILEDQLEEALRLNAQLRSAADETGPAADT, encoded by the coding sequence GTGACCACGACCACCATCCGGCCACAGAACCCCGGTTCCAGCTCCGATTCCTTCGACGATGACGACTATCCCGCCTACACGATGGGCCGCGCAGCGGAGATGACCGGCACCACCGCCGGTTTCCTGCGCTCCCTCGGCGAACAGGGTCTCATCACCCCTCTGCGCTCGGAGGGCGGCCACCGCCGCTTCTCCCGCTACCAACTACGGATCGCGATGCGCGCCCGCGACCTCGTCGACGGCGGCACCGCCATCGACGCCGCCTGCCGCATCATCATCCTCGAAGACCAACTCGAAGAAGCCCTGCGCCTCAACGCACAACTGCGCAGCGCCGCCGACGAAACCGGGCCCGCCGCCGACACCTGA
- a CDS encoding transposase: MPPVGGGPGSGRAARAPDPTRPDHVLGDKGHNSRAFRSYPRRRGIPHTIPEQVDQAGVRRRRGPRGGRPPGFDKQKYTRRHTVERCFHRLKQCRGIATDRPGRGASRGRRDVRRRRPTSTRRRWC, translated from the coding sequence GTGCCGCCGGTCGGCGGGGGCCCGGGATCGGGCCGGGCCGCCCGCGCACCCGACCCGACCCGACCCGACCACGTTCTCGGGGACAAGGGCCACAACTCCCGCGCCTTCCGCTCCTACCCGCGCCGACGCGGCATCCCCCACACCATCCCCGAACAGGTGGACCAAGCCGGCGTCCGCCGGCGAAGGGGCCCGCGCGGTGGGCGCCCACCCGGATTCGACAAGCAGAAGTACACCCGTCGCCACACCGTCGAACGCTGCTTCCACCGACTCAAGCAGTGCCGCGGCATCGCCACGGATCGACCGGGTCGCGGTGCGAGCCGAGGCCGACGGGACGTTCGCCGCCGACGTCCAACCTCTACCAGGCGGAGGTGGTGCTGA
- a CDS encoding DeoR/GlpR family DNA-binding transcription regulator — translation MADAALLASQRRSLIVDLVRRSGAVRVSDLVEHFGVSDMTVRRDLDALARTGIVQKVHGGAVAGPGGAVDEPGFEAKSGRESAAKDAVADAAAALVEAGAVIALSAGTTTYAVATRLLNTPHLTVVTNSLPIGDLLRACAHERGPSTPTLLLTGGSPTRSAALVGPIAEQTIRSLHVDLLILGAHGISDSAGLTAPNLAEAQTNRALISCARRVAVVADHTKWGVIGLSTFARLDEIDLLITDDKLDTQSQTLLRDAVGELIVAGTAEPDDRSATPG, via the coding sequence ATGGCGGATGCGGCGTTGCTGGCCTCCCAGCGGCGTTCCCTCATCGTCGACCTGGTACGCCGCTCAGGTGCCGTCCGGGTCTCCGACCTCGTCGAACACTTCGGGGTCTCCGACATGACCGTCCGACGCGACCTCGACGCGCTCGCCAGAACAGGGATCGTCCAGAAGGTCCACGGAGGCGCCGTGGCCGGCCCCGGCGGCGCCGTCGACGAACCCGGGTTCGAAGCCAAGTCCGGCCGCGAATCCGCCGCGAAGGACGCCGTCGCCGACGCGGCAGCCGCCCTCGTCGAAGCCGGCGCCGTCATCGCCCTCTCCGCCGGCACCACCACCTACGCCGTGGCCACCCGACTGCTGAACACCCCCCACCTCACCGTGGTCACCAACTCACTCCCGATCGGCGATCTCCTGCGCGCCTGCGCCCACGAACGGGGCCCCAGCACACCGACACTGCTGCTGACCGGAGGCTCCCCCACCCGCTCCGCCGCACTGGTCGGCCCGATAGCCGAACAGACGATCCGCAGCCTCCACGTCGACCTCCTCATCCTCGGCGCCCACGGCATCTCGGACAGCGCCGGTCTGACCGCCCCGAACCTCGCCGAGGCACAGACCAACCGCGCCCTCATCTCCTGCGCCCGACGGGTCGCAGTGGTCGCCGACCACACCAAATGGGGAGTCATCGGGCTCAGCACCTTCGCCCGGCTCGACGAGATCGACCTCCTCATCACCGACGACAAACTCGACACCCAGAGCCAGACCCTGCTCAGGGACGCCGTCGGCGAACTGATCGTGGCCGGCACAGCCGAGCCCGACGACCGGTCAGCCACTCCCGGGTAA
- a CDS encoding MFS transporter, with protein sequence MKTESAPSRTAQLTMSRGLTFLIALACGAVAANIYYAQPVVGLIGPDVGLSTSAYSLVVTLTQIGYGVGLVLLVPLGDMFENRRLITVTLVACVAALLGGAAASTAGLFLAASLVIGLSSVVVQMLVPFAAHLAPDESRGRVVGNVMSGLLMGILLARPVSSMTTDLLGWRAVFAISAGLMLVLAVTLRLILPERRPSTSVRYLALLRSMGQLLVGTPILRRRAFYHALLFGAFSLFWTAVPLILASPACGLSQVGIAVFSLAAVLGACVAPLAGRVADRGLTKPATAFAILTVVACFLLVFASGGHVVAVLFVAALLIDVGVSCNLVLGQRSIFALGAEVRSRLNGLYMAIFFCGGAVGSAVASVVYATYGWVGIAWCGIAFPLLALLYHLTDMVPRRPATAG encoded by the coding sequence ATGAAAACTGAGAGCGCACCTAGCCGAACAGCGCAACTGACCATGTCGCGCGGACTGACCTTCTTGATCGCTCTGGCCTGCGGCGCGGTCGCAGCCAACATCTACTACGCGCAGCCCGTGGTGGGTCTGATCGGCCCCGATGTGGGCCTGAGTACGAGTGCCTACAGTCTTGTCGTGACCCTGACCCAGATCGGCTATGGCGTCGGCCTTGTCCTACTGGTTCCGTTGGGCGACATGTTCGAGAACCGTCGTCTCATCACGGTCACGTTGGTGGCATGCGTGGCGGCGCTTCTGGGCGGGGCGGCCGCATCGACCGCCGGCTTGTTTCTCGCCGCTTCGCTGGTGATCGGCCTGAGTTCGGTCGTGGTGCAGATGTTGGTGCCCTTTGCGGCTCATCTTGCCCCGGACGAAAGCCGTGGACGGGTCGTCGGCAACGTCATGAGTGGCCTGCTGATGGGAATCCTGCTTGCGCGGCCTGTATCCAGCATGACGACAGACCTGCTCGGCTGGCGTGCGGTCTTCGCCATCTCCGCCGGACTGATGCTGGTGCTTGCCGTGACCCTGCGCCTGATCCTTCCGGAGCGACGGCCGAGCACGTCCGTCCGCTACCTGGCGCTGTTGCGGTCGATGGGTCAACTGCTGGTCGGCACGCCGATCCTGCGACGTCGGGCGTTCTACCATGCCCTGTTGTTCGGGGCGTTCAGTCTGTTCTGGACTGCTGTGCCACTGATCCTGGCGAGCCCGGCGTGCGGCCTGAGTCAGGTCGGCATCGCCGTGTTCTCCCTGGCGGCGGTGCTAGGAGCTTGTGTCGCGCCGCTCGCGGGCCGCGTCGCCGACCGTGGTCTGACGAAACCTGCGACGGCCTTCGCGATCCTGACCGTCGTGGCCTGTTTTCTCCTGGTGTTCGCAAGTGGCGGACACGTCGTCGCGGTCCTGTTCGTCGCGGCGCTGCTGATCGACGTCGGAGTGTCGTGCAACCTGGTGCTGGGGCAGCGTTCGATCTTCGCGCTGGGGGCGGAAGTACGCAGCCGACTGAACGGCCTCTACATGGCGATCTTCTTCTGTGGAGGCGCGGTCGGGTCGGCCGTGGCCAGCGTGGTGTACGCGACCTACGGGTGGGTGGGTATCGCATGGTGCGGTATTGCCTTCCCGCTGCTGGCGCTTCTCTACCATCTGACGGATATGGTGCCGCGGCGTCCCGCGACGGCCGGGTGA